The following proteins come from a genomic window of Populus nigra chromosome 6, ddPopNigr1.1, whole genome shotgun sequence:
- the LOC133696540 gene encoding receptor-like protein EIX2 isoform X1 produces the protein MYIYINIYYSPSLCILFLHTQAKYLFQFFLNWVSMETLATVFNLVLLLIVNLVFNGIGADSNLSCIKRERDALLKFKQGLTDDSGQLLSWIGEDCCTWKGVCCSNITGHVVQLDLRNRQVSFANKTTLRGEISHSLLNLTRLDYLDLSLNNFQGAEIPAFLGSLKNLKYLNLSRASFNGQVSHHLGNLSNLQYLDLSWNYGLKVDRLQWASALPSLEHLDLSGLKLTKAMDWLESVNMLPSLVELHLSSCSLPHIPLFLQTNFTSLTVLDLNTNNFNSSVPQWLFNFSRIQTLNLRENGFRGSMSSDIGNLNLLAFLDLSHNELEGEMPRTLRNLCNLRELDLSHNKFSGEISQPFGSPTSCLQNSLQSLVLETNQLRGSLPDSLGSYKHLVNLNLYSNAFSGPIPASIGRLSSLKILDLSHNYLNGSVPESVGQLFNLEFLNIHNNSLSGIVSERHFSKLASLTTLYLYLNSLVLDLRPTWVPPFQIRELALFSCKVGPQFPQWLQTQKNLSILEMSNTSISDRIPDWFENISSTIVLLDLSVNQIGKNLPKLRKSFDASSRFIYLYSNKFEGPLTPFPSDVIELDVSNNFLRGQIPQDIGNMMPRLTLLHLSNNSLNGNIPVSLCKMGELRFLDLSENQFSGGIPNCWSKLQHLRVMDLSSNILDDHIPRSLGSLQQLRSLHLRNNSLQGKVPASLEKLKHLQILDLSENVLNGTIPPWIGEGLSSLSVLDVHSNRFQGEIPQELCHLTSLRILSLAHNEMTGTIPSCFHNFTGMIANEFSVEEQWPYGPTIFDDIFGFQSVVYVENLWVYMKGMQLKYTKTLPFLFSIDLSRNRFVGEIPNQLMNLLELRNLNLSRNNFKGQIPWKIGDLRQLQSLDLSRNELSGLIPASLSQLNFLSALNLSFNKLSGRIPSGNQLQTLDDKSIYAGNSGLCGFPLDDCQEVALPPDEGRPEDEFEILWFYGGMGVGFMTGFVGVSSTLYFKDSWRDALFRLVDKIYNKFRVMIVVSKNHLTRKIYGDRFGGHA, from the coding sequence ATGTATATCTATATCAATATCTATTATTCTCCAAGTTTATGCATCCTGTTTTTGCACACACAAGCAAAATATTTATTCCAGTTTTTCTTGAATTGGGTGAGCATGGAAACGCTTGCTACTGTTTTTAATCTTGTGCTTCTTTTGATTGTGAATCTTGTATTCAATGGAATTGGAGCTGATTCGAACTTGAGCTGTATCAAGAGGGAGAGAGATGCGCTTCTCAAGTTCAAGCAAGGCCTCACAGATGATTCAGGCCAATTGCTTTCTTGGATTGGAGAAGACTGTTGCACATGGAAGGGAGTATGCTGTAGCAACATAACTGGCCATGTTGTACAGCTTGATCTACGAAATCGGCAGGTTTCATTTGCAAACAAAACTACCTTGCGAGGTGAGATCAGCCATTCTCTACTTAACTTGACACGTCTCGATTATCTAGACCTGAGCCTCAACAATTTCCAAGGTGCTGAAATTCCAGCTTTTCTAGGTTCTCTGAAAAATCTTAAATACCTAAACCTTTCTCGTGCATCTTTCAACGGACAGGTTTCCCACCATCTTGGAAATCTTTCAAACTTGCAGTACCTTGATCTTAGTTGGAACTATGGCTTGAAAGTTGATAGACTCCAGTGGGCATCCGCTCTTCCTTCTTTGGAACACTTGGACCTTTCAGGTTTGAAACTTACCAAGGCCATGGACTGGTTAGAGTCAGTAAACATGCTTCCTTCTCTAGTAGAACTGCACTTATCCTCTTGTTCCCTTCCTCACATTCCTCTCTTTTTGCAAACTAATTTTACATCTCTTACCgttcttgatctcaacaccaacaACTTCAATTCCTCCGTCCCCCAATGGCTATTTAATTTTAGCAGAATTCAAACTCTTAATCTAAGGGAGAATGGTTTTAGAGGCTCCATGTCCAGTGACATAGGTAACTTAAATCTACTTGCATTCCTTGACCTTTCTCACAATGAACTAGAGGGTGAAATGCCAAGAACCTTGAGGAATCTATGCAATTTGCGTGAGCTTGACTTGTCTCACAACAAATTCAGTGGTGAGATTTCTCAACCTTTTGGCAGTCCAACTAGCTGCTTGCAGAACAGTTTACAGAGTTTGGTTCTTGAAACTAATCAACTCAGAGGTAGTCTTCCAGATAGTTTAGGAAGCTATAAGCATCTAGTCAACCTCAATCTTTATTCTAACGCCTTTTCAGGTCCAATCCCAGCATCGATTGGAAGACTATCAAGTTTGAAAATATTAGACCTCTCCCATAATTACCTTAATGGTAGTGTTCCGGAAAGCGTTGGGCAGCTTTTCAATCTTGAGTTTTTGAATATCCATAACAATTCATTGAGTGGCATAGTTTCTGAACGTCACTTTTCAAAGCTCGCCTCGTTGACTACCTTGTATTTGTACCTTAACTCACTAGTTCTTGATCTTCGTCCCACTTGGGTACCTCCTTTCCAAATTCGAGAGCTTGCATTGTTTTCTTGCAAAGTTGGACCCCAATTTCCACAATGGCTCCAAACACAGAAAAATCTGTCAATATTAGAGATGTCTAACACTAGCATTTCGGATAGAATTCCGGATtggtttgaaaacatttcctcCACTATTGTATTATTGGACTTGTCTGTtaatcaaattggaaaaaactTGCCGAAGCTGAGAAAATCTTTCGATGCTTCTTCCAGATTCATATACTTGTATTCCAACAAGTTCGAGGGTCCTCTAACTCCTTTTCCTTCAGATGTGATTGAATTAGACGTCTCCAACAACTTTCTCCGAGGCCAAATCCCCCAAGATATTGGCAACATGATGCCACGATTGACCCTGTTGCATCTATCCAACAATTCCTTAAATGGGAACATCCCAGTTTCTTTATGCAAGATGGGGGAATTACGATTTCTTGATCTCTCAGAAAATCAGTTTTCAGGAGGAATTCCGAATTGCTGGAGCAAGTTGCAGCATCTACGCGTGATGGATCTGTCTAGTAACATTCTGGATGATCATATTCCACGTTCTCTGGGTTCTCTACAGCAACTTCGATCTTTACACCTGCGAAACAATAGTTTGCAGGGAAAAGTACCTGCGTCGTTAGAGAAGCTAAAACACTTGCAAATTCTTGATCTCAGTGAAAATGTGCTAAATGGTACTATTCCTCCATGGATAGGTGAAGGGCTATCTTCACTGTCAGTGCTTGATGTTCATTCCAACAGGTTTCAAGGTGAGATTCCTCAGGAACTTTGCCACCTCACTTCTCTTCGCATTTTGAGCTTGGCACACAATGAGATGACCGGAACTATTCCCTCCTGTTTTCACAACTTTACTGGAATGATTGCAAATGAGTTCTCAGTGGAAGAACAATGGCCATACGGTCCTACgatatttgatgatatttttgggTTTCAGTCTGTGGTATACGTGGAGAACCTTTGGGTTTATATGAAGGGAATGCAGCTGAAATACACTAAAACACTTCCGTTTCTCTTTTCCATTGATCTTTCAAGAAACAGGTTTGTTGGAGAGATTCCAAATCAGCTTATGAATCTGTTGGAGCTACGAAACCTGAATTTATCTAGAAACAATTTTAAGGGGCAAATTCCTTGGAAGATTGGAGATTTGAGACAGTTGCAATCGCTTGATTTGTCTAGAAATGAACTTTCTGGCTTGATTCCTGCAAGCCTTTCTCAATTGAATTTCCTAAGTGCCTTGAACTTGTCATTCAACAAGTTATCTGGACGCATTCCATCAGGAAATCAGCTCCAAACTTTAGATGACAAATCCATCTACGCTGGGAACAGTGGACTTTGCGGGTTTCCACTTGACGACTGCCAAGAAGTGGCACTGCCTCCTGATGAGGGAAGACCAGAAGATGAGTTCGAAATTCTTTGGTTTTATGGCGGTATGGGAGTGGGTTTTATGACTGGATTCGTAGGAGTTTCTAGCACGCTATATTTCAAGGATTCCTGGAGGGATGCGCTTTTTCGATTAGTTGACAAAATTTACAACAAGTTCCGAGTGATGATTGTGGTAAGCAAAAACCATCTAACAAGAAAGATTTATGGAGACAGATTTGGAGGACATGCTTGA
- the LOC133696540 gene encoding receptor-like protein EIX2 isoform X2: MLYSLIYEIGRFHLQTKLPCEVSHHLGNLSNLQYLDLSWNYGLKVDRLQWASALPSLEHLDLSGLKLTKAMDWLESVNMLPSLVELHLSSCSLPHIPLFLQTNFTSLTVLDLNTNNFNSSVPQWLFNFSRIQTLNLRENGFRGSMSSDIGNLNLLAFLDLSHNELEGEMPRTLRNLCNLRELDLSHNKFSGEISQPFGSPTSCLQNSLQSLVLETNQLRGSLPDSLGSYKHLVNLNLYSNAFSGPIPASIGRLSSLKILDLSHNYLNGSVPESVGQLFNLEFLNIHNNSLSGIVSERHFSKLASLTTLYLYLNSLVLDLRPTWVPPFQIRELALFSCKVGPQFPQWLQTQKNLSILEMSNTSISDRIPDWFENISSTIVLLDLSVNQIGKNLPKLRKSFDASSRFIYLYSNKFEGPLTPFPSDVIELDVSNNFLRGQIPQDIGNMMPRLTLLHLSNNSLNGNIPVSLCKMGELRFLDLSENQFSGGIPNCWSKLQHLRVMDLSSNILDDHIPRSLGSLQQLRSLHLRNNSLQGKVPASLEKLKHLQILDLSENVLNGTIPPWIGEGLSSLSVLDVHSNRFQGEIPQELCHLTSLRILSLAHNEMTGTIPSCFHNFTGMIANEFSVEEQWPYGPTIFDDIFGFQSVVYVENLWVYMKGMQLKYTKTLPFLFSIDLSRNRFVGEIPNQLMNLLELRNLNLSRNNFKGQIPWKIGDLRQLQSLDLSRNELSGLIPASLSQLNFLSALNLSFNKLSGRIPSGNQLQTLDDKSIYAGNSGLCGFPLDDCQEVALPPDEGRPEDEFEILWFYGGMGVGFMTGFVGVSSTLYFKDSWRDALFRLVDKIYNKFRVMIVVSKNHLTRKIYGDRFGGHA, encoded by the exons ATGTTGTACAGCTTGATCTACGAAATCGGCAGGTTTCATTTGCAAACAAAACTACCTTGCGAG GTTTCCCACCATCTTGGAAATCTTTCAAACTTGCAGTACCTTGATCTTAGTTGGAACTATGGCTTGAAAGTTGATAGACTCCAGTGGGCATCCGCTCTTCCTTCTTTGGAACACTTGGACCTTTCAGGTTTGAAACTTACCAAGGCCATGGACTGGTTAGAGTCAGTAAACATGCTTCCTTCTCTAGTAGAACTGCACTTATCCTCTTGTTCCCTTCCTCACATTCCTCTCTTTTTGCAAACTAATTTTACATCTCTTACCgttcttgatctcaacaccaacaACTTCAATTCCTCCGTCCCCCAATGGCTATTTAATTTTAGCAGAATTCAAACTCTTAATCTAAGGGAGAATGGTTTTAGAGGCTCCATGTCCAGTGACATAGGTAACTTAAATCTACTTGCATTCCTTGACCTTTCTCACAATGAACTAGAGGGTGAAATGCCAAGAACCTTGAGGAATCTATGCAATTTGCGTGAGCTTGACTTGTCTCACAACAAATTCAGTGGTGAGATTTCTCAACCTTTTGGCAGTCCAACTAGCTGCTTGCAGAACAGTTTACAGAGTTTGGTTCTTGAAACTAATCAACTCAGAGGTAGTCTTCCAGATAGTTTAGGAAGCTATAAGCATCTAGTCAACCTCAATCTTTATTCTAACGCCTTTTCAGGTCCAATCCCAGCATCGATTGGAAGACTATCAAGTTTGAAAATATTAGACCTCTCCCATAATTACCTTAATGGTAGTGTTCCGGAAAGCGTTGGGCAGCTTTTCAATCTTGAGTTTTTGAATATCCATAACAATTCATTGAGTGGCATAGTTTCTGAACGTCACTTTTCAAAGCTCGCCTCGTTGACTACCTTGTATTTGTACCTTAACTCACTAGTTCTTGATCTTCGTCCCACTTGGGTACCTCCTTTCCAAATTCGAGAGCTTGCATTGTTTTCTTGCAAAGTTGGACCCCAATTTCCACAATGGCTCCAAACACAGAAAAATCTGTCAATATTAGAGATGTCTAACACTAGCATTTCGGATAGAATTCCGGATtggtttgaaaacatttcctcCACTATTGTATTATTGGACTTGTCTGTtaatcaaattggaaaaaactTGCCGAAGCTGAGAAAATCTTTCGATGCTTCTTCCAGATTCATATACTTGTATTCCAACAAGTTCGAGGGTCCTCTAACTCCTTTTCCTTCAGATGTGATTGAATTAGACGTCTCCAACAACTTTCTCCGAGGCCAAATCCCCCAAGATATTGGCAACATGATGCCACGATTGACCCTGTTGCATCTATCCAACAATTCCTTAAATGGGAACATCCCAGTTTCTTTATGCAAGATGGGGGAATTACGATTTCTTGATCTCTCAGAAAATCAGTTTTCAGGAGGAATTCCGAATTGCTGGAGCAAGTTGCAGCATCTACGCGTGATGGATCTGTCTAGTAACATTCTGGATGATCATATTCCACGTTCTCTGGGTTCTCTACAGCAACTTCGATCTTTACACCTGCGAAACAATAGTTTGCAGGGAAAAGTACCTGCGTCGTTAGAGAAGCTAAAACACTTGCAAATTCTTGATCTCAGTGAAAATGTGCTAAATGGTACTATTCCTCCATGGATAGGTGAAGGGCTATCTTCACTGTCAGTGCTTGATGTTCATTCCAACAGGTTTCAAGGTGAGATTCCTCAGGAACTTTGCCACCTCACTTCTCTTCGCATTTTGAGCTTGGCACACAATGAGATGACCGGAACTATTCCCTCCTGTTTTCACAACTTTACTGGAATGATTGCAAATGAGTTCTCAGTGGAAGAACAATGGCCATACGGTCCTACgatatttgatgatatttttgggTTTCAGTCTGTGGTATACGTGGAGAACCTTTGGGTTTATATGAAGGGAATGCAGCTGAAATACACTAAAACACTTCCGTTTCTCTTTTCCATTGATCTTTCAAGAAACAGGTTTGTTGGAGAGATTCCAAATCAGCTTATGAATCTGTTGGAGCTACGAAACCTGAATTTATCTAGAAACAATTTTAAGGGGCAAATTCCTTGGAAGATTGGAGATTTGAGACAGTTGCAATCGCTTGATTTGTCTAGAAATGAACTTTCTGGCTTGATTCCTGCAAGCCTTTCTCAATTGAATTTCCTAAGTGCCTTGAACTTGTCATTCAACAAGTTATCTGGACGCATTCCATCAGGAAATCAGCTCCAAACTTTAGATGACAAATCCATCTACGCTGGGAACAGTGGACTTTGCGGGTTTCCACTTGACGACTGCCAAGAAGTGGCACTGCCTCCTGATGAGGGAAGACCAGAAGATGAGTTCGAAATTCTTTGGTTTTATGGCGGTATGGGAGTGGGTTTTATGACTGGATTCGTAGGAGTTTCTAGCACGCTATATTTCAAGGATTCCTGGAGGGATGCGCTTTTTCGATTAGTTGACAAAATTTACAACAAGTTCCGAGTGATGATTGTGGTAAGCAAAAACCATCTAACAAGAAAGATTTATGGAGACAGATTTGGAGGACATGCTTGA
- the LOC133697405 gene encoding ankyrin repeat-containing protein At2g01680-like has translation MMMMEPSKSSLRFIAHQAFFSAVRSGDLDSLRQIVGDQPSDVSDLMSLQTDAGETALYIAADNNLEEIFSYLIKRCDLETVKIRSKSGLDAFHLAAKKGHLGIVKELLAMWPELCKLCDSSNTSPLYSAAVKNHLDVVNAILDADVSSMRIVRKNGKTALHTAARYGLLDIVKVLIARDSGIVCIKDKKGQTALHMAVKGQSTSVVEEILLADHSILNERDKKGNTAVHIATRKSRPQIIFLLLSYTSINVNIINNERETAMDLADKLQYGESALEIKEALIEAGAKHARHVGQMDEAMELKRTVSDIKHEVHSQLIQNEKTNRRVSGIAKELRKLHREAVQNTTNSVTVVAVLFASIAFLAIFNLPGQYIQDGAETGKANIADSVGFQVFCLLNATSLFISLAVVVVQITLVAWDTQAQKQVVSVVNKLMWAACACTCGAFLSIAFVVVGKKSSWMAITITLTGVPILVGTLASMCYFVFRQHFGFFRDSQRRIKRASGSKSFSWSVHSTNISDPDEYNSELEKIYAL, from the exons atgatGATGATGGAGCCATCAAAGTCATCACTACGCTTCATAGCCCACCAGGCATTCTTCTCAGCCGTCCGATCGGGCGACCTTGATTCTTTGAGACAGATAGTGGGGGATCAGCCATCCGATGTTTCCGATCTAATGTCCTTGCAGACTGATGCAGGAGAAACTGCTTTGTATATAGCCGCTGATAATAATTTGGAAGAGATTTTTAGTTATTTGATAAAGCGGTGTGATCTTGAAACTGTTAAGATCAGGTCGAAGTCTGGCTTGGATGCTTTCCATCTTGCTGCTAAGAAGGGTCACTTGG GCATTGTGAAGGAACTTTTGGCCATGTGGCCTGAGCTTTGCAAGTTATGCGACTCCTCCAATACTAGCCCCCTTTATTCAGCTGCTGTTAAAAATCACTTGGATGTGGTGAATGCCATATTGGATGCTGATGTCAGCTCAATGAGGATAGTGCGTAAAAATGGGAAAACTGCTTTGCACACGGCTGCGAGGTATGGTCTTCTTGATATAGTGAAAGTTCTTATAGCCCGTGATTCTGGAATTGTCTGCATCAAAGATAAGAAAGGCCAAACTGCACTCCACATGGCTGTAAAGGGTCAGAGTACTTCTGTCGTTGAGGAGATATTACTTGCTGATCACTCAATACTAAATGAGCGTGACAAGAAGGGTAACACGGCAGTGCATATAGCCACAAGGAAATCTCGTCCCCAG ATAATATTCCTTTTGCTGAGCTATACATCTATTAATGTCAACATCATCAATAATGAGCGTGAAACTGCGATGGATTTGGCGGATAAACTCCAATATGGAGAATCTGCTTTGGAAATCAAGGAAGCTCTCATAGAGGCTGGTGCCAAGCATGCTAGGCATGTTGGTCAAATGGATGAAGCAATGGAACTTAAGAGGACAGTTAGTGATATCAAGCATGAGGTGCATTCACAACTtatacaaaatgaaaaaaccaaCCGAAGAGTTTCTGGCATTGCAAAGGAACTAAGGAAACTCCATAGAGAAGCTGTCCAGAATACAACCAACTCTGTCACTGTTGTTGCTGTTCTTTTTGCCTCGATTGCTTTCTTGGCTATCTTCAACTTGCCTGGGCAATATATACAGGATGGAGCTGAAACAGGGAAAGCCAATATAGCTGACAGTGTTGGTTTCCAAGTTTTCTGCCTCTTAAATGCAACatctctctttatatctttaGCTGTTGTCGTGGTTCAGATCACTTTGGTGGCCTGGGACACCCAGGCTCAGAAACAGGTAGTCTCTGTAGTTAACAAGCTGATGTGGGCTGCATGTGCTTGCACTTGTGGTGCATTTCTATCTATAGCATTTGTGGTTGTAGGAAAGAAAAGTTCGTGGATGGCTATAACCATAACCTTAACAGGGGTACCGATTCTTGTCGGGACACTCGCAAGCATGTGCTACTTTGTTTTCCGACAGCATTTTGGATTTTTCCGGGACTCCCAGAGGCGCATAAAAAGGGCAAGTGGAAGCAAGTCATTTTCCTGGTCAGTGCACTCAACAAATATATCAGATCCTGATGAGTACAACTCTGAACTGGAGAAGATCTATGCTTTATAA